In Falco naumanni isolate bFalNau1 chromosome 5, bFalNau1.pat, whole genome shotgun sequence, the following are encoded in one genomic region:
- the EMP1 gene encoding epithelial membrane protein 1, with protein MLVLLAGIFVVHIATVIMLFVSTIANVWMVDITNFGTISSGLWLQCNKTCDQLPLRGGNDASLKAVQAFMILSIIFSVIALVMFIVQLFTLEKGKRFYITGAIMLVCWMCILIGASIYTARFTGKLSYARSHHGYCFILAWICFCFSFITSILYLVLRKK; from the exons ATGTTGGTGCTTCTGGCTGGAATCTTTGTGGTTCACATTGCCACTGTCATCATGCTCTTTGTCTCCACCATTGCCAAC GTTTGGATGGTGGATATTACCAACTTTGGAACAATCTCATCAGGACTCTGGCTACAGTGTAACAAGACCTGCGATCAGCTGCCACTCAGAGGTGGCAATGATG CTTCCCTCAAAGCCGTGCAAGCCTTTATGATCCTCTCGATCATTTTCTCCGTCATTGCACTTGTCATGTTCATTGTCCAGCTGTTCACCCTGGAGAAAGGCAAACGGTTCTACATCACTGGAGCCATCATGCTGGTTTGCT GGATGTGCATTCTGATTGGAGCCTCCATTTACACAGCTCGGTTCACAGGCAAGCTGTCCTACGCACGTTCTCACCACGGCTACTGCTTCATATTGGCCTGgatctgcttttgcttcagtttcATTACCAGCATCCTCTATCTTgttcttaggaaaaaataa